From the genome of Deferribacteraceae bacterium V6Fe1:
TTAATGTGTAGTTTGTTAAAGTCTTTCCCTCTTTCCATGCTATATATCTTTGATCGTCAGCAGTAAAAACAGGGTTGCCGATAGCAAAAAGTAATTTTTTGGGATTTTTCTTTTGAAACATTCTATTTAATGCAAGTATTGTGGCAGATTGGTAATAAGATATATTGTACCTGTCATTTACAAATATAGACGTTTCTATATTATTTCCTTTTTGAATAATTAATGATTCAAATGGCAAAACACCAAGTATCCCATCAGGTACTATAATTACTTTTGTATTTTCATCTACATTTTCCAAAGCTTCGGAAAGTAGTAATTTGTAGAGATTTTGTGCAGCTTCAATAGAAAACATTTCCGGCTTTTTAAGTGTCATTGGCGAAAGAAATGCTTTTATGTCTTCTTCAAGTTGTTCTTTACTTACAGGTAGTTTTATGATTTTTTTTATCCCGCCTTTGGCAACAAGAAACAGATATGTAGCATCATTTGTTACAGAGTATTCCAATAATAACTCATTCTCTTTTAAAGGGAGTTTTTCTGCAGTTACAGGTAAAGGGTAATTGATTGCAGCATATCGGGGATATCTTTCTCTTAAAATTGCTATTAAACTATCAAGTTCTTTTTTCAATCCTTCTTTTTTTGCTATGAGTTCTTTTGTCTTTTGTTCACCAGATTTATAAGAATTTATAAGCTCTGTTTCAATTGAAGAAAGGTTATTCAAAATTTTATTTTCTGTAGTTCTTAGATTAGATGGGATTTCCGACATATCATTATTTTTATTTGATGTAGACATTGCTTCAAGCAATGTCCTTGCTTTTGTCATTTCAGAAAAGTAAAATGCTGCTGCTTCGGGTGAATTGCCAAACTGTAAAAAATCATATGCACTTCTTCTTGTCCTGAGTAGCTCTGAGTATGCTTGGGACTGCGATGTTACATTTTTTACACCGGGGACAAGATATTCGCTGTTTTTGTGCATTTCATAAAATACTGCTATAATCTCTCGATAAGGTCTTAATCTGTTGTAATAATTTCCCCCGGCAAAAAATTGCTCTTTGCTGTTTATCAAGTGTCTGTTGTCTTCAATCGAATTAATAGCAGTCATAAAATTTATGGCGGCTTCTTGCAAAAGCCCTTTTTCTTTCAATATTAATCCCTTTTGTGTATAATATTCCATATGTCTGGTGGGGGTGTCTTTCCATGTAGGCGGAATTTCATTTAATATTGCTAAAGCTCTATCTAATTCTCCGGTTAGAATATATGTTTCGACAAGGCCTGAGTTTATTAATCTGTTTGGTTTTATTTTACTTTCAAGATTTTTTCTTTCACTAAATACTTTTTCGGCTTCTCTATATTTTTTTTGTTTTAGCAATACTGCACCTATATTATTTAACCTTGTTTCAATTAAGTGAGGATTATTGAGCTTTTTATCAATATCAAGAGCTTGTTCAAGGTATTCAAGCGCCTTTTCATAATTTCCAATTTTGAAATATGCCATCCCTATATTGTTTAAGAGGTAAGTTAATGAGTAAGGCCTGTCGAGCTTATTTTCAATTTCAAATGCTTTGTTGTAATATTGAAATGCATTATCGATATTGCCGAGACTGCTTTCTATGTGGCCTAAGTTATTTAGAATAGTTGCTTTAGTGGGGTTATCGTTTTGTTTATTAGCAAGTTCGAGAGATTCAAGATACAGGGTTTTTGCGTTTTCGTATCTGTTAAGATCCATGTATAATGTGCCAAAGTTGTTAAGGCTTATCCCCAATTCTTTTGAGATGTGATTTTTCCTTTGAATATTTATTGCTTCTTCGTAGTATTTCATGGCATTTTCATAATTGTAGATGTCTGCGTAGGCATCCGCTAATTGTCTTGTAACAATTGAAATAGCTTCAGGGTCATTTACTTTTTCAGCAACTTTTAAAGATTCCTTGAAATAAGATATTGCTTTTTCAAGCTGGCCCATTTTTGAATATGTTATTCCAAATTGATTTAGGTTGGCCCCGATGGAAAATTCATCGCCGAGTTCCTTGTATAATATGTTGGATTTATTAAAAGAATCTATTGCCGATTCAAATTTACCTAACATTCTTTCTGTTTTTCCGAGTTCGTGTAGTGTGATTGACAGACTGCTCTTATCATTGTCTTTTTCGTATATTTTTTTACAATAGTTAAGGTATTCGTAAGCTTTTGGTATATTTATGCCAAGGCGATTGTAAATAGAAGCAGTGAGAAAATATCCTGTTGCAATCCAGCCCTCATCTCCAAGTTTTTTTGCTGCTTCAACTGTTTTTTCATAATAGTAAAGGGCTTTTTCATTATTTCCCATATCTTCGTATGATGCTCCAAGACCATTGTAATCGGCAGCATAACATTCATAGTCCTGGCCACAAAGAGCCAAAGATTTTTCATAGTAATATATCGCATCTTTATACCTTTTTTCATTGTATGCTTTATCAGCTATTTCCCAAATTTTCTCAGCTTCGCTTTTAGGCGTAGTATTTTTATTATTTGTAGTAGATTCTTCTGACAATTTTGAGTGGTATGTATTGGTTGAACATCCAATATTGATTATGGTGAATAATATTATTAAACAGAGCTTGATATAAAGATTTGATTTTATCATAGGAATCTCCAAGCAAATGACTTAGTAAATTATACCACACATATCAAATGAATTTGTCAACAATATTTAAAATAAAGATTATTATATATTTGGTTGTATACCCAATTATTATAAAATTTTTACTTTGCATCTCTTACGCATCTGACATAGTTAAATACATACCTTAAATCCCCTTGTGGGCCGAAGTATTGAGGATAGTCGCTTGCTCTCCCTGATTTTGGATCGCTACGCTGTGAGCCGGCACCGTGAACATCCATAATTCGATTTCTCATTTTTCCTTGTGCAGCACCAAATGCTATGTAAACGGCTGAATTGTAGGGATTCTGACTATCAAGATGGGTGGTGCTTGTCCAAAAATAAGGATACTGTTTATTCCCTTCAGTGTCTTTGATTGTGCTAATTTCAAAGATAGGGTCTATAGCAGCTGTGCCTGTTGCCTGTGTTTTGCCACATTAATCCGGTGATTTTGTCGGTAATGGTACCATCTCCGTTATCGACATAAGACGGCGGATTGATTTGATATTGTGCATCTTGTCCGTAAAAAGGCTCTCCCGGTTTTGGAGCAGGGATGCTAGATGTATTGCTATAAAATTCGGTTACTCCCGTGTCAACAATTTGATAGCTTAATTTTTTC
Proteins encoded in this window:
- a CDS encoding CHAT domain-containing protein, encoding MIKSNLYIKLCLIILFTIINIGCSTNTYHSKLSEESTTNNKNTTPKSEAEKIWEIADKAYNEKRYKDAIYYYEKSLALCGQDYECYAADYNGLGASYEDMGNNEKALYYYEKTVEAAKKLGDEGWIATGYFLTASIYNRLGINIPKAYEYLNYCKKIYEKDNDKSSLSITLHELGKTERMLGKFESAIDSFNKSNILYKELGDEFSIGANLNQFGITYSKMGQLEKAISYFKESLKVAEKVNDPEAISIVTRQLADAYADIYNYENAMKYYEEAINIQRKNHISKELGISLNNFGTLYMDLNRYENAKTLYLESLELANKQNDNPTKATILNNLGHIESSLGNIDNAFQYYNKAFEIENKLDRPYSLTYLLNNIGMAYFKIGNYEKALEYLEQALDIDKKLNNPHLIETRLNNIGAVLLKQKKYREAEKVFSERKNLESKIKPNRLINSGLVETYILTGELDRALAILNEIPPTWKDTPTRHMEYYTQKGLILKEKGLLQEAAINFMTAINSIEDNRHLINSKEQFFAGGNYYNRLRPYREIIAVFYEMHKNSEYLVPGVKNVTSQSQAYSELLRTRRSAYDFLQFGNSPEAAAFYFSEMTKARTLLEAMSTSNKNNDMSEIPSNLRTTENKILNNLSSIETELINSYKSGEQKTKELIAKKEGLKKELDSLIAILRERYPRYAAINYPLPVTAEKLPLKENELLLEYSVTNDATYLFLVAKGGIKKIIKLPVSKEQLEEDIKAFLSPMTLKKPEMFSIEAAQNLYKLLLSEALENVDENTKVIIVPDGILGVLPFESLIIQKGNNIETSIFVNDRYNISYYQSATILALNRMFQKKNPKKLLFAIGNPVFTADDQRYIAWKEGKTLTNYTLNDKSKYAFRALAINVKWGATTKSENNKIEFPLLPETETEIKKIAKIMGTKPEPPDILFGVEANETNFKLIRPEDYKYLHFATHASLPGMIQGIKEPFILLGQVENKNDDGFLTLSEVSKMKINADLVVLSACVTGVGKEIEGEGVANFARAFQQAGASSVLVSLWEVASEPAVEYMEELYTNLKSGKSKSESVKLAKNYIKSKYHNPFYWAVFILHGEG